The Thermobispora bispora DSM 43833 genome window below encodes:
- the cobT gene encoding nicotinate-nucleotide--dimethylbenzimidazole phosphoribosyltransferase, which translates to MTVLEEMIGGIRPLDQGAMAEARSHQDRLTKPRGSLGVLEDVAVRLAGMAGACPPPLPAPAALAIFAGDHGVHARGVTPWPQEVTAQMVANFAAGGAVANAFANQVGASVTVVDVGVAADLPSAPGLLSRKVAYGTADLSQGPAMTLEQAAQALATGREIARDLVAAGHRCLITGDMGIANTTASAALIAAFTGEDPARVTGRGTGIDDATHRHKIDVVRQALEVNGLGAGAVPEGPEAALRALAAVGGLEHAAIAGFILGGAAARVPVILDGVIAGAAALAAAGLAPRAIDYCLAGHRSAEPGHATALAALGLRPLVDLELRLGEGTGGLLAHPLVCAAARVMHEVATFDSAGVSEKNS; encoded by the coding sequence ATGACCGTCCTCGAGGAGATGATCGGGGGGATCCGCCCGCTCGACCAGGGAGCGATGGCCGAGGCCCGGTCGCATCAGGACCGCCTCACCAAGCCCCGTGGCTCCCTCGGTGTCCTTGAGGACGTCGCGGTACGGCTCGCCGGGATGGCCGGCGCCTGTCCTCCGCCGCTGCCGGCGCCGGCGGCGCTCGCCATCTTCGCCGGCGACCACGGGGTGCACGCCCGCGGGGTCACCCCCTGGCCGCAGGAGGTCACCGCCCAGATGGTGGCGAACTTCGCCGCCGGAGGGGCGGTCGCCAACGCGTTCGCCAACCAGGTCGGCGCGTCGGTGACCGTCGTGGACGTGGGCGTGGCCGCCGACCTCCCCTCCGCCCCCGGCCTCCTCTCCCGCAAGGTCGCGTACGGCACGGCCGACCTCTCCCAGGGCCCGGCCATGACGCTGGAGCAGGCGGCCCAGGCCCTGGCCACCGGCCGCGAGATCGCCCGCGACCTGGTGGCCGCCGGGCACCGGTGCCTGATCACCGGGGACATGGGGATCGCGAACACCACCGCCTCGGCGGCGCTGATCGCCGCGTTCACCGGTGAGGACCCGGCCCGCGTCACCGGGCGCGGCACCGGCATCGACGACGCGACGCACCGCCACAAGATCGATGTGGTACGGCAGGCCCTCGAGGTGAACGGGCTCGGGGCGGGAGCCGTACCCGAGGGGCCGGAGGCGGCGCTGCGGGCGCTCGCCGCGGTCGGCGGGCTGGAGCACGCGGCGATCGCCGGGTTCATCCTCGGCGGCGCCGCCGCACGGGTCCCGGTCATCCTCGACGGGGTGATCGCCGGCGCGGCCGCCCTCGCCGCGGCCGGGCTCGCCCCCCGGGCGATCGACTACTGCCTCGCCGGCCATCGCTCGGCCGAGCCGGGACACGCCACCGCGCTCGCCGCCCTGGGCCTGCGCCCGCTCGTGGACCTGGAGCTCCGCCTCGGCGAGGGAACCGGCGGGCTCCTCGCCCACCCGCTGGTCTGCGCGGCCGCCCGGGTCATGCACGAGGTCGCGACCTTCGACTCGGCAGGGGTGTCGGAGAAGAACTCCTGA
- a CDS encoding sirohydrochlorin chelatase produces the protein MKPPLLLIGHGVQDEAGVAEFGRFVHRLRCRLDGVTAEVTGGFAAGARPPIGECVDSLVAQGHHHVVVVPLSLTAHRPALGDVPGTLALERERHPELECDLARPLGPDPRVLSLLAERLADAQAEMPRFVSGDAPEKISPAETAVVLVGHGSADPAANAEVHRVSRLFWETHASDLLTVETAYVADARPGVPGGLERCRRLGAKRVIVLPYFLFAGAVLERIWAQALAYAANHEGLDIRCAEVIGDCEGLADLVIDRYEEALAGAGQAVTGQGALTADPRGERRPITPETGGDTLSWPGMRSAV, from the coding sequence ATGAAACCGCCGCTGCTGCTCATCGGCCACGGTGTCCAAGATGAGGCCGGAGTGGCCGAGTTCGGCAGGTTCGTCCATCGCCTCCGCTGCCGGCTTGACGGGGTGACCGCCGAGGTGACCGGTGGCTTCGCCGCGGGCGCCCGGCCACCGATCGGTGAATGCGTCGACTCCCTGGTCGCCCAGGGCCACCACCACGTGGTCGTGGTCCCGCTCAGCCTCACCGCCCATCGGCCCGCCTTGGGCGACGTCCCCGGCACCCTGGCCCTGGAACGGGAGCGCCACCCCGAGCTCGAATGCGATCTCGCCCGCCCGCTCGGCCCCGACCCGCGGGTGCTCTCCCTCCTCGCGGAGCGGCTCGCCGACGCCCAGGCCGAGATGCCGCGGTTCGTCAGCGGGGACGCCCCCGAGAAGATCAGCCCGGCCGAGACGGCGGTCGTCCTGGTCGGCCACGGCTCGGCCGACCCGGCGGCCAACGCCGAGGTGCACCGCGTCTCGCGGCTCTTCTGGGAGACCCACGCCTCGGACCTGCTCACGGTGGAGACCGCCTACGTCGCCGACGCCCGCCCCGGGGTGCCCGGCGGCCTGGAGCGCTGCCGCCGGCTCGGCGCGAAGCGCGTCATCGTCCTGCCGTACTTCCTCTTCGCCGGCGCCGTACTGGAGCGCATCTGGGCCCAGGCGCTCGCCTACGCCGCCAACCACGAAGGGCTCGACATCAGGTGCGCCGAGGTGATCGGGGACTGCGAAGGCCTCGCCGACCTGGTCATCGACCGGTACGAGGAGGCCCTCGCCGGCGCGGGCCAGGCCGTGACCGGCCAGGGGGCCCTCACCGCCGATCCCCGAGGGGAACGCCGCCCGATCACTCCGGAAACCGGGGGCGATACGCTCTCCTGGCCCGGTATGCGCAGTGCGGTGTGA
- the cobA gene encoding uroporphyrinogen-III C-methyltransferase, producing the protein MAPYLLGLRLEGRRILVVGGGRVAQRRVPALLDAGARVTIVSPSVTPALDDLIAAGRVEWVRRPYQVGDCDGAWLVHACTDRREVNAAVAAEAEAKRIWCVRADDREASAAWTPATGRVGEVSVAVTAGGDPRRAAGIRDVVVGALRDGTIDARRHRAKPVGVALVGGGPGDPGLITVWGRQLLAQADVVIADRLAPRALLDELAPDVELIDAAKVPYGRALPQEKINELLVDRARKGKFVVRLKGGDPFVFGRGAEELLACARAGIPVTVVPGVTSAVAVPAAAGVPVTHRGLAQDFHVISVHVPPGDPRSTVDWAGLARSKGTLILLMGVERISQVADTLRQYGRSPDTPVMVVQDGTLPTQRSVRATLSTVAERVAAVGIRPPAVVIVGDVVNVGQEIESVRAERVP; encoded by the coding sequence ATGGCGCCCTATCTGCTCGGCCTCCGCCTCGAGGGACGGCGGATCCTCGTCGTGGGCGGCGGACGCGTCGCCCAGCGGCGGGTCCCCGCGCTGCTCGACGCCGGTGCCCGCGTGACCATCGTCTCCCCGAGCGTGACCCCGGCCCTCGACGACCTCATCGCGGCCGGCCGGGTGGAGTGGGTGCGCCGCCCCTACCAGGTGGGCGATTGCGACGGCGCGTGGCTGGTGCACGCGTGCACCGACCGGCGCGAGGTGAACGCCGCGGTGGCCGCCGAGGCCGAGGCGAAGCGGATCTGGTGCGTGCGCGCGGACGACCGGGAGGCCTCAGCGGCCTGGACCCCCGCGACCGGCCGGGTCGGCGAGGTGAGCGTCGCGGTCACCGCGGGGGGCGATCCCCGCCGCGCCGCGGGCATTCGTGACGTCGTCGTGGGCGCCCTCCGCGACGGCACGATCGACGCCCGGCGCCACCGGGCCAAGCCGGTCGGGGTCGCCCTGGTCGGCGGAGGCCCCGGCGACCCCGGTTTGATCACGGTCTGGGGCCGGCAGCTCCTCGCCCAGGCCGACGTGGTGATCGCCGACCGCCTCGCCCCGCGGGCCCTGCTCGACGAGCTCGCCCCGGACGTCGAGCTCATCGACGCGGCCAAGGTCCCGTACGGCCGCGCCCTCCCGCAGGAGAAGATCAACGAGCTGCTCGTCGACCGGGCCCGGAAGGGCAAGTTCGTGGTCCGGCTGAAGGGCGGCGACCCGTTCGTCTTCGGCCGCGGCGCGGAGGAGCTGCTCGCCTGCGCCCGGGCGGGGATTCCGGTCACCGTGGTGCCCGGGGTGACGAGCGCGGTCGCGGTCCCGGCGGCGGCCGGCGTGCCGGTCACGCACCGCGGGCTGGCCCAGGACTTCCACGTCATCTCGGTCCACGTTCCACCGGGTGATCCCAGGTCCACGGTGGACTGGGCCGGATTGGCAAGATCAAAGGGAACGCTGATACTTCTGATGGGCGTCGAGCGGATCAGTCAGGTCGCCGACACCCTGCGGCAATACGGACGTTCACCGGATACTCCCGTAATGGTGGTACAGGACGGTACGCTTCCCACCCAGCGATCTGTCCGCGCGACGCTGTCCACGGTGGCGGAGCGGGTGGCCGCAGTCGGGATACGGCCGCCGGCGGTCGTGATCGTCGGCGATGTCGTCAACGTCGGCCAGGAGATCGAGTCAGTGCGAGCGGAGCGGGTCCCGTGA